A section of the Streptomyces sp. V3I8 genome encodes:
- a CDS encoding glycoside hydrolase family 65 protein → MTDRTWEYEGYDPADERLRESLCTLGNGYLATRGALPECAADDVHYPGTYAAGCYNRLTSDVAGHRVENEDMVNLPNWLPLRFRLRSEKGPGPWFTPDTAALFDHSQVLHLSSGLLERRTRYAAGDGRTFVVRQLRLVHMADPHTAALRTEFTADGFSGDLEVEAALDGAVTNAGVARYQDLDGRHLTHVQTDTAGPDTVWLRCRTRTSDIRIGMAARLVADAPVSIRHTSLSATQRTLLHLSPGRTVTVDKIVALHTSRDPAISDPLRAAIDRVAGAPGFDDLLESHITAWDQLWRRAELDVPGEAGAILRLHLFHVLQTLSPHTADLDVGVPARGLHGEAYRGHIFWDELFVLPYLNLHFPEVSRALLRYRHRRLEAACAAARAVGRTGALYPWQSGSDGREETQELHLNPRSGRWLPDHSRLQHHVGSAVAYNVWQYCEASGDAEFLHTKGAEMLLQIARFWADSATYDENLGRHRILGVVGPDEYHDAYPGAEKPGLDDNAYTNVTAAWVLTRALEVLENLPEPRRRELVERTALDGGEIELWEDVSRTLHVPFHDGVISQFEGYGTLDELDWDGYRKRYGDIRRLDRILEAEGDSVNRYQASKQADVLMLGYLFSPSELQALFSRLGHRLDETVWRRTVDHYLSRTSHGSTLSGLVHGWVLARDRRTEAWTFCQEALRGDIADLQGGTTGEGIHLGAMAGTLDLVQRGLTGLETRRGALWLDPVPLPELSSYSFALRYRGHWGVRLRMERGGLDITVPSSDRLPIDVRLPDRAVSVQPGETCRLTLPG, encoded by the coding sequence GTGACGGACCGGACCTGGGAGTACGAGGGCTACGACCCCGCCGACGAGCGGCTCAGGGAGTCGTTGTGCACGCTGGGCAACGGCTACCTCGCCACCCGTGGGGCCCTGCCCGAGTGCGCGGCGGACGACGTGCACTATCCGGGTACGTACGCGGCCGGCTGCTACAACCGGCTCACGTCCGACGTGGCGGGACACCGGGTCGAGAACGAGGACATGGTCAACCTGCCGAACTGGCTGCCGCTCCGCTTCCGCCTGCGGAGCGAGAAGGGCCCCGGCCCCTGGTTCACCCCGGACACCGCGGCCCTGTTCGACCACAGCCAGGTCCTGCACCTCTCCTCCGGACTGCTGGAACGCCGGACGCGGTACGCCGCCGGCGACGGCCGCACCTTCGTGGTGCGCCAGCTGCGCCTCGTGCACATGGCCGACCCGCACACGGCCGCGTTGCGCACCGAGTTCACGGCGGACGGCTTCTCCGGCGACCTCGAGGTGGAGGCGGCACTCGACGGCGCCGTCACCAACGCGGGCGTGGCGCGCTACCAGGACCTCGACGGCCGCCACCTGACCCATGTGCAGACCGATACCGCCGGTCCGGACACGGTCTGGCTGCGCTGCCGTACCCGTACGTCGGACATCCGCATCGGCATGGCGGCCCGCCTCGTCGCGGACGCGCCCGTGTCGATCCGGCACACGTCCCTGAGCGCCACGCAGCGCACACTCCTGCACCTGTCTCCCGGCCGCACGGTGACCGTCGACAAGATCGTCGCCCTGCACACCTCGCGTGATCCGGCCATCAGCGACCCGTTGCGGGCCGCGATCGACCGGGTGGCGGGGGCGCCCGGGTTCGACGACCTGCTGGAGTCCCACATCACGGCCTGGGACCAGCTGTGGCGCCGGGCCGAACTGGACGTGCCCGGTGAGGCGGGCGCCATCCTGCGGCTGCACCTCTTCCACGTGCTGCAGACCCTCTCCCCGCACACCGCCGACCTGGACGTGGGCGTGCCGGCCCGGGGGCTGCACGGCGAGGCCTACCGGGGGCACATCTTCTGGGACGAACTGTTCGTCCTGCCGTACCTCAACCTGCACTTCCCCGAGGTGTCCCGCGCGTTGCTCCGGTACCGGCACCGGCGTCTCGAAGCGGCCTGCGCCGCTGCCCGCGCGGTCGGCCGCACGGGAGCGCTCTACCCCTGGCAGAGTGGCAGCGACGGCCGGGAGGAGACCCAGGAGCTGCACCTCAACCCCCGTTCCGGACGCTGGCTGCCCGACCACTCCCGGCTCCAGCACCACGTCGGATCGGCCGTGGCGTACAACGTGTGGCAGTACTGCGAGGCGAGCGGGGACGCCGAGTTCCTGCACACCAAGGGCGCCGAGATGCTCCTGCAGATCGCCCGCTTCTGGGCGGACTCGGCCACGTACGACGAGAACCTGGGGCGGCACCGCATCCTGGGCGTGGTCGGGCCCGACGAGTACCACGACGCCTATCCCGGCGCCGAGAAGCCAGGGCTCGACGACAACGCGTACACGAACGTCACCGCCGCCTGGGTCCTCACCCGCGCCCTCGAAGTGCTGGAGAACCTGCCGGAGCCGCGCCGACGGGAACTCGTCGAGCGGACGGCCCTGGACGGTGGCGAGATCGAACTGTGGGAGGACGTGTCCCGCACCCTTCACGTGCCCTTCCACGACGGCGTGATCAGCCAGTTCGAGGGGTACGGAACCCTCGACGAACTCGACTGGGACGGCTACCGCAAGCGGTACGGCGACATCCGCCGGCTGGACCGGATCCTGGAGGCGGAGGGCGACTCCGTCAACCGCTACCAGGCGTCGAAGCAGGCCGACGTCCTGATGCTCGGCTACCTCTTCTCCCCTTCCGAGCTGCAGGCACTCTTCAGCCGCCTGGGCCACCGGCTCGACGAGACCGTCTGGCGGCGCACGGTCGACCACTACCTGAGCCGTACGAGTCACGGCTCGACCCTCAGCGGTCTGGTCCACGGCTGGGTGCTGGCCCGGGACCGGCGCACCGAGGCGTGGACGTTCTGCCAGGAGGCGCTGCGGGGCGACATCGCCGACCTGCAGGGCGGCACCACGGGCGAGGGGATCCACCTGGGCGCCATGGCCGGCACCCTCGACCTCGTCCAGCGCGGGCTCACCGGGCTGGAGACCCGCCGAGGCGCACTGTGGCTCGACCCGGTGCCGCTGCCGGAACTGTCCTCCTACAGCTTCGCCCTGCGCTACCGGGGACACTGGGGTGTGCGGCTGCGTATGGAACGGGGCGGTCTGGACATCACGGTGCCCTCGTCCGACAGGCTGCCCATCGACGTGCGGCTCCCGGACCGCGCGGTCTCGGTGCAACCGGGGGAGACGTGCCGTCTGACACTGCCCGGCTGA
- the adhE gene encoding bifunctional acetaldehyde-CoA/alcohol dehydrogenase produces the protein MARQDDRIGNGGSQDSRGGPSDTAIAVERLVTNGLKALADYDSLTQERIDHIVKKASVAALDRHTDLALRAVRETGRGVFEDKAAKNMFACEHVTHSMGRMKTVGVIARDDIDGIVEMAEPVGVVCAVTPVTNPTSTTIFKALIALKTRNPIVFAFHPAAQSCSAEAARVVRDAAVAAGAPEHCVQWIEEPSVQATGALMHHPGISLILATGGNGMVKAAYSAGKPALGVGAGNVPAYVHRSAKLRRAVNDLVLSKSFDNGMICASEQAVILDDEIYDAALAEFRALHAYVANPQEKRELEAYLFPGGDVHGGCEPKVNAAAVGQSARWIAEQAGFTVPEGTSLILVEAERVGPDEPLTREKLCPVLTVLRAGSQAQGFDLAADMVAFHGQGHSSVIHTEDPAVAEAYGARMKTVRVIVNSPSSQGAIGGVYNSLLPSLTLGCGSWGSTSVSDNVSAAHLLNIKRVTTRRNNLQWFKVPPKIYFEPQAIRYLTSMPDVHRVTVVTDATMTRLGFVDRVTRVLQRRDEPVTLQIIDTVEPEPSIDCVRRGAALMRDFRPDTIIALGGGSPMDAAKVMWLLYEQQAVGNEMDFADMRQKFSDIRKRAFRFPVLGALARLVCIPTTSGTGAEVTPFAVISDPATGKKYPLADYALTPSVAIVDPLLTADLPPSLAADSGFDALTHAVESYVSVYANDFTDGPALQAVRLVFEHIEAAVNDRAASPEAQEKMHNAGTIAGMAFGNAFLGIVHAMSHTLGATFHIAHGRTNAVLLPHVIRYNGTVPGKLTGWPKYEHYRAPERFQDIARVLGLPAATPQQGVESLAAAVERLRDAVGIEPSFQALGVDERTFLDALPQQAMNAYEDQCAPANPRMPMLDDMQHLMRAAYYGRADASAERA, from the coding sequence ATGGCCCGTCAGGACGACCGCATCGGCAACGGTGGCTCGCAGGACTCCCGGGGAGGGCCCTCCGACACAGCGATCGCCGTGGAACGGCTGGTGACGAACGGGCTGAAGGCGCTTGCCGACTACGACTCGCTGACCCAGGAGCGGATCGATCACATCGTCAAGAAGGCCTCCGTGGCGGCCCTGGACCGGCACACGGACCTGGCCCTGCGGGCGGTGCGGGAGACCGGCCGCGGCGTCTTCGAGGACAAGGCCGCGAAGAACATGTTCGCCTGCGAGCACGTCACACACAGCATGGGCCGGATGAAGACCGTCGGAGTCATCGCGCGCGACGACATCGACGGCATCGTCGAGATGGCGGAGCCGGTCGGCGTGGTGTGCGCCGTCACCCCGGTCACGAACCCCACCTCCACGACGATCTTCAAGGCGCTGATCGCGCTGAAGACCCGTAACCCGATCGTCTTCGCCTTCCACCCCGCGGCACAGAGCTGCAGCGCCGAGGCGGCCCGCGTCGTGCGGGACGCGGCCGTCGCCGCGGGCGCGCCGGAGCACTGTGTGCAGTGGATCGAGGAGCCCTCCGTCCAGGCGACCGGGGCGCTGATGCACCACCCGGGGATCTCGCTGATCCTGGCGACCGGCGGCAACGGGATGGTGAAGGCCGCGTACTCGGCGGGCAAACCCGCCCTCGGCGTCGGCGCCGGCAACGTCCCGGCCTACGTCCACAGGAGCGCGAAACTGCGCCGGGCCGTCAACGACCTGGTGCTGTCCAAGTCCTTCGACAACGGCATGATCTGCGCCTCGGAGCAGGCGGTCATCCTGGACGACGAGATCTACGACGCGGCGCTCGCCGAGTTCCGCGCCCTGCACGCTTACGTTGCGAACCCGCAGGAGAAGCGGGAGCTGGAGGCGTACCTGTTCCCCGGGGGCGACGTGCACGGCGGCTGCGAGCCCAAGGTGAACGCGGCGGCCGTCGGGCAGAGCGCGCGGTGGATCGCGGAGCAGGCCGGGTTCACCGTGCCCGAAGGCACCTCGCTCATCCTCGTCGAGGCCGAACGGGTCGGCCCGGACGAGCCATTGACGAGGGAGAAGCTCTGCCCCGTGCTGACCGTGCTGCGCGCCGGATCGCAGGCGCAGGGCTTCGACCTGGCGGCCGACATGGTCGCCTTCCACGGCCAGGGGCACAGCTCCGTCATCCACACGGAGGACCCCGCGGTGGCCGAGGCCTACGGCGCCCGCATGAAGACCGTGCGTGTCATCGTCAACTCGCCCTCCTCGCAGGGAGCGATCGGCGGCGTCTACAACAGCCTGCTGCCGTCACTGACCCTGGGCTGCGGATCGTGGGGGAGCACCTCGGTCTCCGACAACGTCTCCGCCGCCCATCTGCTGAACATCAAGCGGGTGACCACCCGCCGCAACAACCTGCAGTGGTTCAAGGTCCCGCCGAAGATCTACTTCGAGCCCCAGGCCATCCGGTACCTGACCTCCATGCCGGACGTCCACCGCGTCACCGTGGTCACGGACGCGACGATGACCCGCCTCGGCTTCGTCGACCGGGTCACCCGCGTGCTCCAGCGCCGGGACGAACCGGTGACCCTGCAGATCATCGACACCGTGGAGCCCGAGCCCAGCATCGACTGCGTCCGGCGTGGCGCCGCGCTGATGCGCGACTTCCGCCCGGACACCATCATCGCGCTGGGCGGCGGCTCACCCATGGACGCGGCGAAGGTGATGTGGCTGCTGTACGAGCAGCAGGCCGTCGGCAACGAGATGGACTTCGCCGACATGCGCCAGAAGTTCTCCGACATCCGCAAGCGCGCCTTCCGCTTCCCGGTCCTCGGTGCGCTCGCCCGCCTGGTGTGCATCCCCACCACGTCCGGCACCGGCGCGGAGGTCACCCCGTTCGCGGTCATCTCCGACCCCGCGACCGGCAAGAAGTACCCCCTTGCCGACTACGCCCTCACCCCCAGCGTGGCCATCGTCGACCCGCTGCTCACCGCCGACCTACCGCCGTCGCTGGCCGCCGACAGCGGCTTCGACGCCCTCACGCACGCCGTCGAGTCCTACGTGTCCGTCTACGCGAACGACTTCACCGACGGCCCTGCCCTGCAGGCCGTCAGGCTCGTCTTCGAGCACATCGAGGCAGCCGTGAACGACCGCGCGGCCAGCCCCGAGGCGCAGGAGAAGATGCACAACGCCGGCACCATCGCCGGCATGGCCTTCGGCAACGCGTTCCTGGGCATCGTGCACGCCATGTCGCACACCCTGGGCGCCACCTTCCACATCGCCCACGGGCGCACCAACGCGGTACTGCTGCCGCACGTCATCCGCTACAACGGCACCGTGCCGGGCAAACTCACGGGCTGGCCGAAGTACGAGCACTACCGCGCCCCGGAACGCTTCCAGGACATCGCGCGCGTACTGGGCCTGCCCGCCGCCACACCCCAGCAGGGCGTGGAGTCCCTCGCCGCCGCCGTGGAACGGCTGCGTGACGCCGTCGGCATCGAACCGTCCTTCCAGGCCCTGGGCGTGGACGAGCGGACCTTCCTCGACGCGCTGCCGCAGCAGGCGATGAACGCCTACGAGGACCAGTGCGCGCCGGCCAACCCCCGCATGCCCATGCTCGACGACATGCAGCACCTCATGCGCGCGGCCTACTACGGCCGGGCGGACGCCTCCGCCGAAAGGGCCTGA
- a CDS encoding universal stress protein — MDLPLIVGAHGSQAGLRAADRAVDEAATAWRCPAYEGIDHLDMAGEPERRHRERAAATLHAVVRDGIADHAGVPVPKATAEGPARRVLLRRSAGADMIVVGVRRRNGHLGLRLGPVGHILLHHADCPVAIVPRQA, encoded by the coding sequence ATGGACCTGCCCCTGATCGTGGGCGCCCACGGATCGCAGGCCGGCCTGCGCGCAGCGGACCGGGCGGTGGACGAGGCCGCCACGGCCTGGCGCTGTCCCGCGTACGAGGGCATCGACCACCTGGACATGGCCGGCGAACCCGAGCGCCGTCACAGGGAACGGGCCGCGGCGACGCTCCACGCGGTCGTTCGCGACGGCATCGCGGACCACGCGGGGGTGCCGGTACCCAAGGCCACGGCCGAGGGGCCGGCCCGCAGGGTCCTCCTGCGGCGCTCGGCGGGGGCGGACATGATCGTCGTCGGCGTACGGCGCAGGAACGGCCACCTCGGTCTCCGGCTCGGGCCCGTGGGTCACATACTGCTCCACCACGCCGACTGCCCGGTGGCGATCGTGCCACGACAGGCGTGA
- a CDS encoding ABC transporter permease: protein MLGLAFVLRAVEDTGDGTLSWFSPIGWVRKARPFAGERWWPLLVAVAAAVALVAVADALSDRRDIGAGPVTPRSGPRTAAPGLGRPLGLALRLQRGGLVGWSAGVFLTGAAYGWLADDIEDLVGDNEAVRDAIAPYGDVGRTDSYLARSMLTPALIASGYAVQSVLRLRGEETSLLAEPVLATLLPRHRWAAGHLIVAPGGSVLVLAAGGPGAGLAYGITGHDLGQVPRLLGAALVYAPALWPLVGLTTALFGLVPRAVAAAWAAVAFCLVIGVLSELLDVPVRVTGLSPFQHTPLLPAEDLAVAPLLALSAIAVALTVLGLIDFHRQDLGGTATI, encoded by the coding sequence GTGCTGGGACTCGCCTTCGTGCTACGGGCCGTGGAGGACACCGGCGACGGGACGCTGTCGTGGTTCTCCCCCATCGGCTGGGTCCGGAAGGCCCGGCCCTTCGCCGGTGAGCGCTGGTGGCCCCTGCTCGTCGCGGTCGCCGCCGCGGTCGCGCTCGTCGCCGTGGCCGACGCGCTCTCCGACCGGCGTGACATCGGCGCCGGTCCGGTGACGCCCCGGTCCGGCCCACGGACGGCGGCGCCCGGTCTCGGCCGGCCGCTGGGGCTCGCGCTGCGGCTCCAGCGCGGCGGCCTCGTCGGCTGGAGCGCGGGGGTGTTCCTCACCGGGGCCGCCTACGGCTGGCTCGCCGACGACATCGAGGATCTCGTCGGCGACAACGAAGCGGTGCGGGACGCGATCGCCCCGTACGGCGACGTCGGCCGCACCGATTCCTACCTGGCCCGCTCGATGCTCACGCCGGCCCTCATCGCCTCGGGTTACGCGGTCCAGTCCGTCCTGCGCCTTCGCGGGGAGGAGACCTCGCTCCTGGCCGAACCCGTGCTCGCCACCCTCCTCCCGCGCCACCGGTGGGCCGCCGGCCATCTGATCGTCGCGCCGGGCGGCAGCGTGCTCGTACTCGCCGCGGGGGGTCCGGGCGCCGGCCTCGCGTACGGGATCACCGGCCACGACCTGGGACAGGTGCCCAGGCTCCTCGGTGCCGCGCTGGTCTACGCACCCGCGCTGTGGCCGCTCGTGGGGCTCACGACCGCGCTGTTCGGGCTCGTCCCGCGCGCGGTCGCCGCCGCCTGGGCGGCCGTGGCCTTCTGCCTGGTCATCGGGGTGCTCAGCGAGCTCCTCGACGTCCCGGTGCGCGTCACCGGACTCTCTCCTTTCCAGCACACGCCCCTGCTCCCCGCGGAGGACCTGGCCGTCGCCCCGCTCCTGGCTCTGTCCGCGATCGCCGTCGCCCTGACGGTGCTCGGGCTGATCGATTTCCACCGCCAGGACCTGGGAGGCACGGCCACGATCTGA
- the pflB gene encoding formate C-acetyltransferase: MTSVVPTEVTVSPESPDAWRGFSAGCWRDRMDVRDFIQANYTPYEGDPAFLAGPTERTLAVWHKVSALFPEERRKGVLDVDPGTPSTITSHRPGFIDRERELIVGLQTDAPLRRAIMPNGGLRMVQSSLKAYGYQADPFVTRVFGTYRKTHNDGVFDAYTPEMRAARKAGIITGLPDAYGRGRIIGDYRRVALYGTARLIEAKKAERALLDDAPSTSDVVRDREELAEQIRALGELAEMAATYGCDVTRPAVTAHEAVQWLYLGFLAAVKEQNGAAMSLGRTSTFLDVFLRRDLEDGLLDEVRAQELIDDFVIKLRIVRFLRTPEYDALFSGDPTWVTESIGGIGVDGRPLVTRTSFRFLQTLYNLGPAPEPNLTVLWSPRLPAGFKEFCARVSIDTSAVQYESDELMRPHTGDDTAIACCVSAMAVGRQMQFFGARVNLAKALLYAINGGRDEVTGEQVAPEAPALTGEYLEYKQLSAAYDRMLDWLAGVYVNTLNVIHFMHDKYAYERIEMALHDHPVHRFMACGIAGLSVVTDSLSAVRYGRVKVIRDATGLAVDYETEGDWPAYGNNDDRADAMAVALVESFMAKVREHPTYRNAEHTQSVLTITSNVVYGKHTGNTPDGRRAGRPFAPGANPMNGRDRHGVAASALSVAKLPYEQARDGISLTTTITPEGLGHVPAERAGHLVGILDAYTASGGFHMNVNVLDRATLEDAMEHPDKYPELTIRVSGYAVNFVRLTREQQLDVISRTFHDAR; this comes from the coding sequence ATGACGTCGGTGGTCCCGACCGAGGTGACAGTATCCCCGGAATCCCCGGACGCCTGGCGCGGCTTCTCGGCCGGATGCTGGCGTGACCGTATGGACGTACGTGACTTCATCCAGGCCAACTACACGCCGTACGAAGGCGACCCGGCGTTCCTGGCCGGCCCGACCGAACGCACCCTGGCCGTCTGGCACAAGGTCAGCGCGCTGTTCCCGGAGGAGCGGCGCAAGGGCGTCCTGGACGTGGATCCGGGCACCCCGTCCACCATCACCTCGCACCGGCCGGGCTTCATCGACCGTGAACGCGAGCTGATCGTCGGCCTGCAGACCGACGCTCCGCTGAGGCGGGCGATCATGCCCAACGGTGGACTGCGCATGGTGCAGAGCAGCCTGAAGGCGTACGGCTACCAGGCCGACCCGTTCGTCACCCGTGTCTTCGGGACCTACCGCAAGACCCACAACGACGGTGTCTTCGACGCCTACACGCCCGAGATGCGGGCCGCCCGCAAGGCAGGAATCATCACCGGCCTGCCCGACGCCTACGGACGCGGCCGGATCATCGGGGACTACCGGCGGGTGGCGCTGTACGGCACGGCACGCCTGATCGAGGCCAAGAAGGCCGAGCGCGCCCTGCTGGACGACGCACCGTCCACCTCGGACGTCGTCCGGGACCGCGAGGAACTGGCGGAGCAGATCAGGGCGTTGGGTGAACTGGCGGAGATGGCCGCCACCTACGGCTGCGATGTGACCCGCCCGGCCGTCACCGCCCACGAGGCCGTGCAGTGGCTCTACCTCGGCTTCCTGGCCGCGGTGAAGGAGCAGAACGGCGCCGCGATGTCGCTCGGCCGCACCTCCACGTTCCTGGACGTCTTCCTCCGGCGGGACCTGGAGGACGGTCTGCTCGACGAGGTACGGGCCCAGGAGCTGATCGACGACTTCGTGATCAAGCTGCGGATCGTCCGGTTCCTGCGCACCCCGGAGTACGACGCGCTGTTCTCCGGCGACCCGACCTGGGTGACCGAGTCGATCGGCGGCATCGGTGTCGACGGACGGCCACTGGTCACCCGTACGTCCTTCCGTTTCCTGCAGACGCTGTACAACCTCGGACCGGCTCCGGAACCCAATCTCACCGTGCTCTGGTCGCCCCGCCTCCCCGCCGGATTCAAGGAGTTCTGCGCGCGGGTCTCGATCGACACCAGCGCCGTCCAGTACGAGTCCGACGAGCTGATGCGGCCGCACACCGGTGACGACACCGCGATCGCCTGCTGTGTGTCGGCGATGGCGGTCGGGCGGCAGATGCAGTTCTTCGGGGCGCGCGTCAACCTCGCCAAGGCGCTGCTGTACGCGATCAACGGCGGCCGGGACGAGGTGACAGGTGAGCAGGTCGCGCCCGAGGCTCCCGCGCTGACCGGCGAGTACCTGGAGTACAAGCAGTTGTCGGCGGCGTACGACCGGATGCTGGACTGGCTGGCGGGCGTCTACGTCAACACGCTGAACGTCATCCACTTCATGCACGACAAGTACGCCTACGAGCGCATCGAGATGGCCCTGCACGACCACCCGGTGCACCGCTTCATGGCCTGCGGCATCGCCGGCCTGTCCGTCGTCACCGACAGCCTGTCCGCCGTCAGGTATGGCCGGGTCAAGGTGATCCGCGACGCCACCGGGCTGGCCGTCGACTACGAGACCGAGGGGGACTGGCCGGCCTACGGCAACAACGACGACCGCGCCGACGCCATGGCCGTCGCACTGGTCGAGTCGTTCATGGCCAAGGTGCGCGAGCACCCCACCTATCGGAACGCCGAACATACCCAGTCGGTGCTGACCATCACCTCGAACGTCGTCTACGGCAAGCACACCGGCAACACCCCCGACGGCCGCCGCGCCGGCCGGCCCTTCGCGCCCGGCGCCAACCCCATGAACGGACGCGACCGGCACGGCGTGGCCGCCTCCGCACTGTCGGTGGCCAAACTGCCCTACGAGCAGGCCCGCGACGGCATCTCGCTGACTACGACGATCACGCCGGAAGGCCTGGGGCACGTGCCCGCCGAACGGGCCGGCCACCTGGTGGGCATCCTCGACGCCTACACGGCTTCCGGCGGCTTCCACATGAACGTCAACGTCCTGGACCGGGCGACCCTGGAGGACGCGATGGAGCACCCGGACAAGTACCCCGAGCTGACGATCCGGGTCTCCGGATACGCCGTCAACTTCGTCCGCCTGACCCGCGAGCAGCAGCTCGACGTGATCAGCCGTACCTTCCACGACGCCCGATGA
- a CDS encoding HAD family phosphatase: MNPSSARAGKPRDALAPVLRDIRAVVLDTDGVITDSARVHAAAWKTAFDAFLRARPPEDPGQRRPFDERDDYLRYVDGKSRLDGAAAFLVSRGLDPSAETVREVAADKERLYTDRLREHGIDAYPGTVRLLRALRRKGTPLAAASASRHAGELLTRAGVLDLFDTLVDGAEAARLDLPGKPHPALFLEAARRLGVPARHTAVAEDALAGVEAGRRGGFALVVGVDRTAGPGTRQDLLRHGAHIVVGDLGELIEAGAAQ; this comes from the coding sequence ATGAACCCCTCGTCCGCCCGGGCCGGGAAGCCCCGGGACGCCCTCGCACCCGTTCTGCGGGACATCCGGGCCGTCGTCCTCGACACCGACGGGGTGATCACCGACTCCGCCCGGGTGCACGCCGCCGCCTGGAAGACGGCCTTCGACGCCTTCCTGCGCGCCCGTCCTCCCGAGGACCCCGGCCAACGGCGGCCCTTCGACGAACGGGACGACTACCTGCGGTACGTGGACGGCAAGTCCCGTCTCGACGGGGCGGCGGCCTTTCTGGTCTCACGCGGTCTCGATCCGTCCGCCGAGACGGTGCGGGAGGTGGCCGCCGACAAGGAGAGGCTGTACACCGACCGGCTCCGCGAGCACGGCATCGACGCCTACCCGGGGACCGTACGCCTGCTGCGCGCACTGCGCCGCAAGGGGACGCCCCTGGCCGCCGCGTCCGCGTCCCGCCACGCGGGCGAGCTCCTCACCCGCGCAGGAGTGCTCGACCTCTTCGACACCCTGGTCGACGGCGCGGAGGCGGCCCGGCTGGACCTGCCGGGCAAGCCGCATCCCGCCCTGTTCCTGGAAGCGGCCCGCCGGCTCGGGGTACCGGCCCGGCACACCGCCGTGGCCGAGGACGCCCTGGCGGGGGTGGAGGCGGGCCGCCGGGGCGGGTTCGCCCTGGTCGTCGGAGTGGACCGCACGGCCGGTCCGGGAACCCGGCAGGACCTTCTGCGGCACGGTGCCCACATCGTCGTCGGGGACCTCGGCGAGCTGATCGAGGCGGGGGCGGCACAGTGA
- a CDS encoding universal stress protein → MTRTVTVGLDGSPESRAAVEWAAREAKLRGCSLKIFNVWEPVPQPMVQAPVPGAETHQHWTERIPRDTADGVRSRHPGVEVVVEQAPGQAAEILSEVAKAAELLVLGSRGIAGGGKPPVPASGTVCQDGAERPGQGPNRLSRPTDTGATVKSVPLLVKSCPGPRGRRWPPWTCP, encoded by the coding sequence ATGACGCGCACCGTCACCGTAGGCCTCGACGGTTCCCCCGAGAGCCGGGCAGCCGTCGAATGGGCGGCCCGAGAGGCGAAACTGCGCGGGTGTTCGCTGAAGATCTTCAACGTCTGGGAGCCGGTCCCGCAGCCCATGGTCCAAGCCCCCGTGCCCGGCGCCGAGACGCACCAGCACTGGACCGAGCGCATTCCGCGGGATACGGCGGACGGCGTCCGGTCACGTCACCCCGGGGTCGAGGTCGTCGTGGAACAGGCTCCGGGCCAGGCCGCCGAGATACTGTCCGAAGTGGCGAAGGCGGCGGAGCTCCTGGTCCTCGGCTCCCGCGGCATCGCAGGAGGTGGCAAGCCACCGGTCCCCGCCTCGGGCACCGTCTGTCAGGACGGTGCCGAACGTCCCGGTCAAGGGCCGAACCGTCTCTCCCGCCCGACGGACACCGGTGCCACGGTGAAGTCGGTCCCCCTGCTCGTGAAGAGCTGTCCCGGACCGCGCGGAAGGCGGTGGCCACCATGGACCTGCCCCTGA
- the pflA gene encoding pyruvate formate-lyase-activating protein: MSITGRIHSWDLSTGVDGPGTRFVLFTSGCPLRCLYCANPDTWHMRDGREATVDEMMTEIDKYRGFISTAGGGVTLTGGEPLLQPAFTGAVLRRCKQAGLHTALDTSGFLGARATDELLADTDLVLLDIKAFEVGTYRELTGGELAPTLSFATRLDRLGIRVWLRYVLVPGWTDEPEAVDGLARFAAGLDNVDRVDVLPFHRLGAAKYEALRIPFPLSGTPVPDAALTERVRGQFREHGLAAH, translated from the coding sequence ATGAGCATCACTGGCCGGATCCACTCCTGGGACCTGTCCACCGGTGTGGACGGTCCCGGGACCCGGTTCGTCCTCTTCACCAGCGGCTGCCCGCTGCGCTGCCTGTACTGCGCCAACCCCGACACCTGGCACATGCGGGACGGCCGGGAGGCCACCGTCGACGAGATGATGACAGAGATCGACAAGTACCGGGGATTCATCTCGACGGCCGGGGGAGGGGTGACGCTCACCGGCGGCGAGCCGTTGCTGCAACCCGCCTTCACGGGTGCGGTCCTGCGCCGCTGCAAGCAGGCCGGGCTGCACACCGCGCTCGACACCTCCGGGTTCCTCGGTGCCCGTGCCACGGACGAACTCCTCGCCGACACCGACCTGGTGCTCCTGGACATCAAGGCCTTCGAGGTGGGCACGTACCGGGAACTGACGGGCGGTGAACTCGCCCCCACGCTCAGCTTCGCCACGCGGCTGGACCGTCTCGGCATCCGTGTCTGGCTCCGGTACGTCCTTGTCCCCGGCTGGACCGACGAACCCGAAGCGGTCGACGGCCTCGCCCGCTTCGCCGCCGGCCTCGACAACGTCGACCGCGTGGACGTACTGCCGTTCCACCGGCTCGGCGCGGCGAAGTACGAAGCCCTGCGGATCCCCTTCCCGCTGAGTGGCACCCCCGTCCCGGACGCGGCACTGACCGAGCGGGTCCGTGGCCAGTTCCGGGAACACGGGCTGGCGGCCCACTGA